From a region of the Candidatus Hydrogenedentota bacterium genome:
- a CDS encoding right-handed parallel beta-helix repeat-containing protein produces MRFPFSCFVAAALCTGLACISGAQEPRVFHVAPDGNDAWSGALPQPDAAGADGPFRTIAHARDAVRALTTGGAAPAGGGVEVRIRGGMYYLDQPLSFTAEDSGMPGRPVVYTAVSGEEARLIGGRIVDNFAPVTDPAIRDRLDAAARDHVVQADLRALGMTDFGAPSGGGLELFFNDHPMTLSRWPNEGFVRIVDVVEQDGHQIHGIPGSTVGKFYYEGDRPNRWVGEKDAWLHGYWFWDWSDQRQKIESIDAEHSVLAVAPPYHGYGYRKGQWYYAFNLLAELDAPGEWYLDRDAGILYFWPPRPVAEGRTVVSVIDSLIVATEVSHVTFRKLTLEAARANAVRITGGADVRVAGCVIRNVGGGAVSMSDATDSSVFGCDMYQLGNGGISLSGGDRATLTPANLVAENNHIHDYGRWNRMYQSAVSLAGVGNRVAHNLIHDAPHIAVMFGGNDHIIEYNEIYRVCRESNDAGAMYAGRNWTMRGHVIRYNYLHQINGFEERGCVGVYLDDMFASALIFGNIFHEVTMAAFIGGGRDNTVANNIFADCNPALHVDARALGWAHYHADEWVVEGREKGTLSGIVYNKPPYSERYPQLVGILDDEPNAPKGNVIARNICAGGKWDHVEDAARPYLAFQDNLIDEDPHFVDAAHQDFRLREDSPAFKMGFEPIPVEKIGPYDHEDRASWPIVR; encoded by the coding sequence ATGCGTTTTCCGTTTTCGTGCTTTGTTGCCGCCGCTCTCTGCACGGGTTTGGCCTGCATCTCCGGGGCGCAGGAACCGCGCGTATTCCACGTCGCCCCGGATGGTAACGACGCCTGGTCCGGCGCGCTGCCACAGCCGGACGCAGCGGGCGCGGATGGTCCGTTCCGCACCATCGCGCACGCGCGCGATGCCGTGCGCGCACTGACAACGGGCGGGGCAGCACCTGCGGGGGGAGGGGTCGAGGTGCGCATCCGCGGAGGCATGTACTACCTCGATCAGCCGCTGTCCTTTACCGCGGAAGATTCCGGCATGCCCGGTCGCCCGGTGGTCTATACCGCGGTTTCTGGAGAGGAAGCACGGCTGATTGGCGGCAGAATCGTCGACAACTTCGCGCCTGTGACGGATCCCGCCATACGGGACCGGCTGGACGCCGCCGCGCGCGACCACGTAGTGCAGGCGGACCTGCGCGCTTTGGGAATGACGGATTTCGGCGCGCCGTCCGGGGGTGGCCTCGAACTCTTCTTCAACGATCACCCCATGACCCTGTCCCGCTGGCCGAACGAGGGTTTCGTCAGGATCGTGGATGTGGTCGAGCAGGATGGACACCAGATACACGGCATCCCGGGCAGCACCGTCGGCAAATTCTATTACGAGGGCGACCGGCCCAATCGGTGGGTGGGTGAAAAGGATGCGTGGCTCCACGGCTACTGGTTCTGGGACTGGTCGGACCAGCGTCAGAAGATCGAATCCATCGACGCGGAACATTCCGTTCTCGCGGTCGCGCCGCCCTATCACGGCTATGGCTATCGCAAGGGCCAGTGGTATTACGCATTCAACCTGCTCGCGGAACTTGATGCGCCCGGCGAATGGTACCTCGACCGCGACGCCGGCATTCTGTATTTCTGGCCGCCGCGGCCGGTCGCGGAAGGGCGCACCGTCGTATCCGTAATCGACTCGCTCATCGTCGCGACGGAAGTGTCGCACGTGACGTTCCGAAAACTGACCCTGGAGGCGGCGCGCGCGAATGCGGTGCGCATCACGGGCGGCGCCGACGTGCGCGTGGCCGGCTGCGTCATCCGCAACGTCGGCGGCGGCGCGGTGTCGATGTCGGACGCGACGGACAGCAGCGTCTTCGGCTGCGATATGTACCAGCTCGGCAACGGCGGCATTTCGCTGAGCGGCGGCGACCGCGCGACCCTCACGCCAGCGAACCTCGTGGCGGAGAACAACCACATCCATGACTATGGCCGGTGGAACCGCATGTACCAGTCGGCGGTCAGCCTCGCCGGCGTCGGCAATCGCGTCGCGCACAATCTCATTCACGACGCGCCGCATATCGCCGTCATGTTCGGCGGCAACGACCACATCATCGAGTACAACGAGATCTATCGCGTCTGCCGCGAATCGAACGACGCGGGCGCGATGTACGCGGGGCGCAACTGGACCATGCGCGGCCACGTCATCCGCTACAACTACCTGCACCAGATCAACGGATTCGAGGAACGCGGCTGCGTCGGCGTCTATCTCGACGACATGTTCGCCTCCGCGCTCATCTTCGGGAACATCTTCCACGAGGTTACGATGGCCGCGTTCATCGGCGGCGGGCGTGACAACACCGTCGCGAACAATATCTTCGCCGACTGCAATCCGGCGCTGCACGTGGACGCGCGCGCCCTCGGCTGGGCACACTACCACGCCGACGAGTGGGTCGTCGAGGGCCGTGAGAAGGGGACGCTGTCCGGCATCGTATACAACAAGCCCCCCTACAGCGAACGCTACCCGCAACTCGTGGGCATCCTCGACGACGAACCGAACGCGCCGAAGGGTAACGTCATCGCGCGCAATATCTGCGCAGGCGGAAAGTGGGACCACGTGGAAGACGCCGCGCGGCCCTATCTCGCCTTCCAGGACAATCTGATTGATGAAGACCCGCACTTCGTCGACGCGGCGCATCAGGATTTCCGGCTGCGGGAGGATTCGCCGGCGTTCAAGATGGGATTCGAGCCGATCCCCGTCGAGAAGATTGGCCCGTACGACCATGAGGATCGCGCGTCCTGGCCTATCGTGCGGTAG
- a CDS encoding class I SAM-dependent RNA methyltransferase translates to MELTIEISSLAHGGDGIGHVEGQVCFIPGALPGDTVRARVTKRAKRALWAETTEILVASPDRLPVTPAGAAGWLHFAYPAQGFWKRRIAKDVLARIGGVHVEPDWIEDPALRLGYRTRAEFHGDGQHFGYFAPGTHAIADTPACPLSHRKLNEALARLRELKLKGSVTVTVNPEDVDVLVWTPFTNRRLRAVFAQAQSPRDEAERATFLFDGVPVVNGAFCQSSLLLNRLLVRTVHEFAGSAESLLDLYCGSGNLSLGLAGNMRVAGYDHNRSAVAAAAALGRGEYRAGDETAMARAIGNGSWDVIVLDPPRTGAKALTAALGGAAARAIVYVSCDPATLARDAKALTERGWRVTRAVVLDLFPSTPHVETVCRFER, encoded by the coding sequence TTGGAACTCACGATTGAGATCTCTTCCCTCGCCCACGGCGGCGACGGGATCGGCCATGTCGAAGGGCAAGTCTGTTTCATACCCGGCGCGTTGCCCGGCGATACGGTCCGGGCGCGGGTCACGAAGCGGGCAAAGCGCGCGCTCTGGGCCGAAACCACCGAAATTCTCGTCGCATCGCCAGACCGGCTGCCTGTCACGCCCGCGGGCGCGGCGGGGTGGCTGCATTTCGCGTATCCCGCGCAGGGCTTCTGGAAGCGCCGTATTGCGAAGGACGTGCTGGCGCGCATCGGCGGCGTGCACGTCGAGCCTGATTGGATCGAGGACCCCGCGCTGCGGCTGGGCTACCGCACCCGCGCCGAATTCCACGGCGACGGCCAACACTTCGGTTACTTCGCGCCCGGCACCCATGCGATTGCGGACACGCCCGCCTGCCCGTTGTCCCATCGGAAGCTCAACGAGGCGCTGGCGCGGCTGCGCGAACTCAAGCTGAAGGGCAGCGTAACCGTGACGGTCAACCCCGAAGACGTCGACGTGCTGGTGTGGACCCCGTTCACGAACAGGCGTTTACGCGCCGTCTTCGCTCAGGCGCAATCACCACGGGACGAAGCGGAGCGCGCCACGTTCCTGTTCGACGGCGTGCCCGTGGTGAATGGGGCGTTCTGTCAGTCGAGCCTGCTGTTGAACCGCTTGCTTGTGCGGACCGTCCACGAATTCGCAGGTTCGGCGGAAAGTCTGCTCGACCTTTACTGCGGGAGCGGCAATCTCTCGCTCGGCCTTGCCGGGAACATGCGCGTCGCGGGTTATGACCACAACCGCTCCGCCGTGGCGGCCGCCGCGGCGCTCGGGCGGGGTGAATACCGGGCCGGTGACGAAACCGCCATGGCCCGCGCCATCGGCAACGGGAGCTGGGACGTAATTGTGCTCGACCCGCCCCGCACGGGCGCGAAGGCGCTGACCGCGGCGCTCGGCGGCGCGGCGGCCCGCGCGATCGTCTACGTTTCCTGCGATCCTGCGACGCTCGCGCGCGACGCCAAGGCGCTCACGGAACGCGGCTGGCGCGTCACGCGCGCGGTCGTGCTCGACCTCTTCCCCAGTACGCCGCACGTCGAAACCGTGTGCCGTTTCGAACGGTAG
- a CDS encoding metallophosphoesterase, whose protein sequence is MVRAAWLTDIHLDFLSTSVQERFFERLAAEEADCILLGGDVAHAASVAPLLQRLEEALQKPIYFVLGNHDFYHGSIARVRETMRTLCRQARFLHWLSALGAVPVTAHTGLVGHDGWGDGRYGDYWRSTVELNDFRLIEELRGCDRRARFARLNALGDEAAAHLGAVLPEALDRFEHVVVLTHVPPFAEAAWHEGHGSDAHFLPFFACQCAGETLRRALAAHPGKRMTVLCGHTHGSGYARVTPGLEVFTGGAEYGAPMVQRIFEWE, encoded by the coding sequence ATGGTCCGCGCGGCCTGGTTGACGGATATTCATCTCGATTTCCTCAGTACGAGCGTCCAAGAACGCTTTTTCGAGCGGCTTGCGGCGGAGGAAGCGGACTGTATTTTGCTCGGGGGCGATGTGGCGCACGCTGCCTCAGTGGCGCCCCTCCTGCAGCGGCTCGAGGAAGCGCTGCAAAAACCCATCTACTTCGTGCTCGGCAACCACGACTTCTATCACGGGTCTATCGCCCGGGTGCGCGAAACGATGCGAACGTTGTGCCGGCAGGCGCGCTTCCTGCACTGGTTGAGCGCGCTCGGGGCCGTGCCGGTCACCGCGCACACCGGACTTGTCGGGCACGACGGCTGGGGCGACGGCCGCTACGGCGACTACTGGCGCTCGACCGTGGAGCTGAACGATTTCCGGCTCATCGAGGAACTGCGCGGGTGCGACCGGCGCGCCCGGTTTGCCCGGCTGAACGCGCTGGGCGACGAAGCCGCGGCCCATCTCGGCGCGGTGCTGCCGGAGGCCCTGGACCGTTTCGAGCATGTCGTTGTGCTCACGCATGTCCCGCCTTTTGCCGAGGCCGCGTGGCATGAAGGCCACGGCTCGGACGCGCATTTCCTGCCTTTCTTCGCGTGCCAGTGTGCCGGGGAGACGCTAAGGAGGGCGCTGGCGGCCCACCCCGGCAAACGAATGACCGTGCTGTGTGGCCATACGCACGGCAGCGGTTACGCGCGCGTGACGCCGGGCCTGGAAGTGTTCACCGGCGGGGCCGAGTATGGCGCGCCGATGGTGCAGCGGATATTCGAGTGGGAGTGA